The Apium graveolens cultivar Ventura chromosome 6, ASM990537v1, whole genome shotgun sequence genome contains a region encoding:
- the LOC141665890 gene encoding uncharacterized protein LOC141665890 gives MSTWSKPNVGSVKVNVKGVFKRSQMRSAVACVIRDSDGQWVRGCKSMIGLAVSITAAMWSIFYGLKLAWEHQDKSVLVESDCEEAVNLVLNPNPDFEMYELICMINNIMSESWVLCELIYILSSANIAVAALANNAISDDGGIDELTVLPSIIRPILAAEKMA, from the coding sequence ATGTCTACATGGAGCAAGCCCAATGTTGGTTCAGTGAAGGTTAATGTGAAAGGGGTGTTTAAAAGGTCTCAGATGAGGTCTGCAGTGGCCTGTGTGATCAGAGATTCTGATGGCCAGTGGGTCAGAGGATGCAAGAGCATGATTGGCCTTGCAGTGTCAATCACAGCAGCAATGTGGAGCATTTTCTATGGTTTAAAGCTTGCATGGGAACACCAAGACAAGTCTGTGCTGGTGGAGAGTGATTGTGAGGAGGCTGTCAATTTGGTCCTCAATCCTAATCCTGATTTTGAGATGTATGAGTTAATCTGCATGATCAACAACATCATGTCTGAATCATGGGTGCTTTGTGAGCTTATTTACATTCTCTCCTCTGCAAACATCGCAGTTGCTGCTCTTGCTAACAATGCCATATCTGATGACGGTGGCATTGATGAGCTAACTGTGCTACCATCCATCATTAGACCAATCTTGGCTGCAGAAAAGATGGCTTAA
- the LOC141667070 gene encoding pentatricopeptide repeat-containing protein At4g32450, mitochondrial-like: MSQLVTLKYLRSVSKLCNYRYNLTLSIPLLKHFSTVPARFEPNFQNPSDYDGVNDQNHSGFRGESEYNAKGQFTGNFAIQAFNQTHGGHYVQDHRNENLNGPGGKNGNFSGGYRQENSRSEFRNDTGGGNWGGSGGLSREGRVNESHLSGYYRQSSGQFAQQPGVFNDSRGTLSGVLDSGGVQQRQNQFHGEGSSEVNVSYGQNGVHSQQISGNYAVGNENNVSHTQQGTHNNFHGNNYYGNFVGNHQQRQNSYHGNYADSFNGYLLGNVGGYQQNPTVEYHSNTVEYQNGTGFQVAGNSTTVGGIVEASEKRTVEEIKDLCGEGKLKEAIELLVLLENDGTPVGMDQYYMLMKACRDAQALEEAKHVHDLFIRRNFPYEVRSFNNILEMYCMCGSMDDAYAVFNKMPQRNLTSWDTMILWFAKNGRGEEAIDLFTRFKELGLRPDGEIFFSIFTACSFLGDITEGLLHFKSMSKQYSIVPLMQHYVAIVDMLGKTGYLDEALEFVENMPVEPSIDVWENLMNSCRIHGYMELGDRCAELVELLDPSRLTEQAKAGLIPVNASDIAKEKEKRKLISRNIMDVRSRVHEYRAGDTSHPDNDKIYALLRGLRQQMKEAGYVAETKFVLHDIDHEGKEDALLAHSERLAVAQGLISSPARQQIRIIKNLRVCGDCHNAMKIISKLVGRELIMRDAKRFHHFKDGVCSCRDYW, encoded by the coding sequence ATGTCACAACTAGTGACCCTCAAATATCTAAGGTCTGTATCTAAGTTATGTAATTATAGATACAATCTTACTTTATCTATACCTTTACTCAAACATTTTAGCACTGTTCCTGCACGTTTTGAGCCTAATTTTCAAAACCCTAGTGATTATGACGGTGTAAATGACCAGAATCATAGTGGGTTTCGTGGTGAGAGCGAATATAATGCAAAAGGTCAGTTTACGGGGAATTTCGCGATACAGGCTTTCAATCAAACACATGGTGGGCATTATGTTCAGGACCATAGAAATGAAAATTTAAATGGCCCGGGTGGGAAAAATGGGAATTTTTCAGGTGGGTATAGACAGGAGAATAGTAGAAGTGAGTTTCGGAATGATACTGGTGGTGGGAATTGGGGAGGTTCAGGCGGGTTAAGTAGAGAGGGGCGTGTAAATGAGTCTCATTTGAGTGGTTATTATAGACAGAGTAGTGGTCAGTTTGCGCAACAACCTGGTGTTTTTAATGATTCGAGGGGTACTTTGAGTGGGGTATTGGATTCTGGTGGGGTTCAGCAGAGACAGAATCAGTTTCATGGAGAAGGGTCGTCGGAGGTTAATGTGAGTTATGGACAAAATGGTGTGCATTCTCAACAGATTTCAGGAAATTATGCTGTGGGGAATGAAAATAATGTTAGCCATACTCAACAGGGTACTCATAACAATTTTCACGGAAATAATTATTATGGGAATTTTGTTGGTAATCATCAACAAAGGCAAAATAGCTATCATGGAAATTATGCTGATAGTTTTAATGGGTATCTGCTCGGAAATGTTGGAGGTTATCAGCAGAATCCAACTGTGGAATATCACAGTAATACGGTTGAGTATCAGAATGGTACTGGATTTCAAGTAGCTGGTAACTCAACTACGGTCGGTGGGATAGTGGAAGCTAGCGAGAAACGCACTGTTGAGGAGATTAAGGACTTGTGTGGTGAGGGTAAATTGAAAGAGGCCATAGAATTGTTGGTTTTGTTGGAGAATGATGGAACGCCAGTTGGCATGGATCAATATTATATGCTAATGAAGGCATGCAGGGATGCTCAAGCTTTGGAAGAGGCAAAGCATGTTCATGATCTCTTCATTAGACGTAATTTTCCTTATGAAGTTAGAAGCTTTAACAACATTTTGGAGATGTACTGTATGTGTGGTTCCATGGACGATGCATATGCTGTGTTTAATAAAATGCCACAACGTAATCTGACATCTTGGGACACTATGATACTATGGTTTGCTAAGAATGGTCGTGGCGAGGAGGCTATTGACCTGTTTACCCGGTTTAAAGAACTAGGATTGCGACCCGATGGCGAGATTTTTTTCAGCATTTTTACAGCTTGTAGTTTCTTAGGTGATATCACTGAGGGGTTGTTGCACTTTAAATCAATGAGCAAACAGTACAGTATAGTTCCATTGATGCAGCATTATGTTGCTATAGTGGACATGCTAGGAAAGACAGGTTATCTGGATGAAGCATTAGAGTTTGTGGAGAACATGCCAGTTGAACCAAGTATTGATGTTTGGGAAAATTTAATGAATTCATGTAGGATTCATGGGTACATGGAACTTGGGGACCGCTGTGCTGAGTTAGTTGAGCTCCTAGATCCTTCTCGCTTAACTGAGCAAGCAAAGGCAGGTCTCATACCAGTGAATGCTTCAGATATTGCGAAAGAGAAAGAGAAAAGGAAATTAATTAGTCGGAATATTATGGATGTTCGAAGTAGAGTCCATGAATATAGGGCAGGGGATACATCTCACCCTGATAATGACAAGATATACGCTCTTCTAAGAGGGCTGAGGCAACAAATGAAAGAAGCTGGTTATGTGGCCGAAACTAAATTTGTGCTGCATGACATAGACCATGAAGGCAAAGAGGACGcccttcttgcacacagtgagagGCTAGCTGTTGCTCAGGGTCTTATAAGCAGCCCGGCTCGCCAGCAaataagaataataaaaaatCTCCGTGTTTGTGGTGATTGCCATAATGCAATGAAGATCATCTCAAAACTAGTTGGCAGGGAGCTCATCATGCGAGATGCTAAGAGGTTCCACCATTTCAAAGATGGGGTGTGCAGTTGCCGAGATTATTGGTGA